AATGTTCCACGATCACTAACCGCAAATCCTGTCACTGTTCCCAAGACACAAAGAGGATTGTTATTATATATCAGACGAACTGTCAAATGATTAGGTAGGTGCACATGTGATAAGTTAAAAACTTCCAGTGTTAAATTTATCAGAGATTTGACCTGCAAATAGACTGATGTGGGCAGAGGTTCTTGTAATTAACAGATGGTTTGATGTGCTGTGGATGACAGCTTAGAGAGGAGGCACATCCCAAAGCATGTCAAGCTGCTGGCTCATGtgaattattgttttgtctCAGTGCCAGGAGGAGCTCACGAGCGTCGACCCAGCCCTTGTTTCCAGCAAGTCCGAGTTGATTGACGtgatttccttttctttcatttagcATAACCCCTCCTTGGTGTGCTGTCACTGAGAAATCTGTCTCCTGTGAACAGCTGACAGGTGACACACATCATCCTGTTATCTGGTACAAATCCCACAGCGCATGCCTCCGTGGAGACTGACGTGTTTATTGATTTCTGTTCTGCCTCCATAAACAGAGGGATTAAGGGAGCATGACAGAGAAACCGGCGGTGCACGCTgtcaaattatgttttttggCCAAAATTGAATACTGatatataacaataatactGGATGAAGACAATCAACAGCCTTTATATTCTAATTTACCATTCAACTACTGTTTGGGCAAAATGTTCTTTGAAGCTACTATTGATTAAAATGATCATATTTTAACAAGTGGCATAAAGTTCGTATGTAGACGTGCATGGATCCTTGCCAAAGAGTGATCAATTGTCAaaccaatatttcaaaatggaTTGAACTGTTTAAAGAGGGAACTCATAGGTTGTACACATTTCTTTATTGAAAACTAAATATGACTTTTATCTGAATAATAAGAAAATTGAGGCTATCTACAGAAGTAATTATCTAAAGGAGCAGTTCAGATCAATAATGTGCTTCTAACATATTCTTACAAATTTACGTGAGAAGGAAgatgaaaatgccaaaaagtgaaatgtgaCGATACATGAGTAATGATGTGAatgcttgatttaaaaaataataataataatcacacagCATTTATGATTgagacacatttcaaacataCTGTAACTTTCTGCATTTTGACAAAATCTCCTTCAACCACTGAAGGCCAACAGAGCTTCTTAAGAAGGGAATTTAATAGCATGACCAAGAAAAAGGCTCGTACAGATCGTGAAACATATAATAACACAGAGTCGGTGTGAGTCAGCGTTGCATTATTTAGGGAGCTGTTGGCGTCGCTCCGGTTGAGTTTACTCTCTTCTGCCTCGGCCGGTCTTCAGCCAGGTCACAAACTCCTTAGCTGCCTGGTCCTGCAGGTAGGAGCTCACATCACTGGTGTAGGTGCCGTCTGCATGGCGTCTAAATAGATTCCTGTGGAAACAGAAACTTTTAGATAATACAGTCAcaataactatatatatatatatatatatatacagctgTGTATAAAACATGATATTGGGATGAgcttcattttgactttttaaaatcacaacaACAGTTCTGATCTAATATCATAGGTACACGGCAGTCTAATGCGTTAATGCAATTAAAGCCAGACTTTTTCTCAGTATATTACAGACTTGCCTACTACGTAATGTAATTCATAATTCAGTAAGAAAAGGGCGCACTCACCCGTTCCTTTTTGAGTTCTTTAGCCACTGGACAAAGTCTTGCGCTCTTCTAGTCTCCAGGTATTTACTGTAGTCGTTGGAAAATGTTCCCTCTGAATGTCTCTTCATGTTTGAGAGCTCAACAGGCTCAGTCAGCATGGAGTTTTCAGTCAATAGCCTAAAAACGACGGAGATTATTAAACTCAAGGTGACACAATCTcatctctccctgtctcatCCAGCTCCATCATTCTCGTCCACCAATCACTACTCATGCGTTTCATAATCAGCAATCATTTCTGTAAATTTCATTCATGGAATGAGCCTTGCTTGCAAACCTGAATGTTCAAATGATTAAATTACACAATGCAATACTCAAATTTAGTTTTGCATCAAAAGCACTTCAGTTCCTATGAAGCAAGAGGAGACACCACATTATAACTgaaacatataaacataaaaatgccAATAGATGAAAATAACACTACAAAGAGggcattaaataaaaaacattaaaaaagattaaaaaaaacagacatgatgataaattacatttcctTTATTTGCGCTGTAGATCCTTTTGCCCAGATATCCTAATATCAGTAGCTGATACTCTGAGTGCAACACATGGAGCTGTCAATGGCAATGCAGTAATGCCTGTAAGAAGATGTTCATTTACTGTCTtcttttagaaatgttttgccCACTGGAGCCACTGGAGGAACAGTGGTTTCTATTCTGTGGCAACACTCAGAGACAGATTGGAAATATCAGAGACTTTTACTCATATTAAAACCAAGTTTTTTGCTTCAAAAGATTTTAGTATTTGAAGAAACTAAATGCACTCAGGATGGTGTCATTGAAAACTCAAATAGTAAGACCCTCTGAGTACCCCAGGGAAGGATCTTTACTTTCAGTGTGAATGAGACAAAGCTGAGAGTTGATCTTACATGGAGGTTCGGTCTGTGTCCTGGTCAGGCACCTGCCAGCTGCTttggatgatgatgaggagcagGAGTCCAGCCAAAGAGTGAGCGCTTGTCATTGTTTTGAGCTTCTGAAACATGAGcaaagaggcaaagagagaggcagCGTGAGAATAATCCACTGcagaataatagaataaaatctCCTGCAGACAGTTTGGATGTTTGAAAGAAGGAAGGCACCAAAGCTCTCACCTGTGCTCCTTTGTGTCGAGCGTCTGAGAGAGAGATTGTAACGTGCGTTGCTTGGAGCTCTTCTTCTTTCTTGGCTTCTGGAGCTGCTTCATGGTTCCCCTCTTGGTCTGCTCAGTCTTATATAGTGGAGCTGAGGAGCACTCTCCCAGGTGACTCCCCCGTCACAGAAACCTCACCGTATCCTCTGTTACTCTAAACCCATTAGTCAGCTTCCGTCTCAGTTCACTGATTGTATTTGactttgcttaaaaaaaaaaaaaaaaaaaatcctgggTGGTAAAAGCTGCTTCTTTCGGTGTTACCATCAAACATGACCTCTACCCTGACAAATAAATACTGACAAGTACTGACACCTGTGTGCGTTCAAATTACTGTCTGTgttaagaaacaaaaactgtctgttgttttgaatatttaagtTTTAATCATGTCCGGAGCTACATCTTTTATCAATATTGTCCAGTATTCTGTCTCCATTACCTGCATGTGTAGAGAGCTTTATAAAGCTCATTGTGGCTTTACATGACCACTCATAGGACCATATTAAGTATGTTAGATGTTTCTGGAGACACAAAACATGCACAACTTAACTCTTTTTAACTGTAATGtatgtttctacagtaaggaTATATGGAGAAAATAGTACAAATATTCAAAGTGCTgtatttgaaaacatttttatttcactcatTTCATTAGAACAGGGCTGCAACACAAATGATAACACGCCACAACAGATCAGTGCAGTGAAGCCACTGTATATCATATtctcataaaaaataaaaaagttttcaaCCATAAAAGCATGCAATGACTTTTGGtatattttaaatgtcacagatACTGACAAAGGTTGCATAATTCTgcataaaatacaaatgctCATTTGTACGAGCAATCAACCAGCCATTGCACATAAAACAGACGTACAGACTTCAACCTCACACTTAGcagtaagataaaaaaaagaaaaatatactaattaggagaaaataaaatatgtggTAATGTTCACTATAAATGCCGTCACATTCTTCACATTTATTTGGGATTAACAAGGCATTTCTGCAGAAAGTGACTCATCAGGGTGTATGTATGCTGGAGGGCGGATCCTCTGAGTGCGTGGTCCCGGTCAGTGTACCACTGAAATTAAAATCAGATTAGTgcataaactatatatatatatatatatatgtatatataaaaaaatctgaattccATGTAACATAATCAgattacacacattttaaaatgtgaatatttttagaCTGTGCATAATAATctgtggcagttttttttttttttttttccatttgaaacTTTCATTAAATCACCACCATCAAGGCCAATATTAGTCCCACTTCCCTGAGCCAATATTTACCATTGCCTCAAAGTCCACTTGCTCGTCCACCAGAGCTTTGGAGATCTGTGCTGCCTGCTGGAAATGGACATTGTCTACAGGAAAAACAGGGCTTTCACTACGTGACTTCCCATCAAAGCTCAAGTTTCCGTTAAAGCGAACGGAGTCCATTTGTTCAAGGCTTTACTGTGTTACCTGGTGAGAAACATGGCTACCGCATGCTCAAGAACTGAAAAGAAGTGTATTTAGATGGGGTGACTGAACGTACCATCTGCTGTGCCGTGAACCAAGAGATAGTCGACTGTTTTGAAGTTCTTGGCTCTGGCTGTCACTGTGGAATTCTGttaaataaaagagaaacaataaTAATGTCTCGAATCAGAAATGTACAACAGTTTGAAAAGATTATTGTGGATGGAGATGACTTATAATAACATGTACTTTGTAGGAATCTGAGTTGTCTGTGGGCTTGCCCATGTAGCGTTCAGTGTACACTGCGTCTGCAAAAGAAAGCTCAGTTAATAtctgtacagtatatattacACAAACACTACAATAAATCACGCTGTCATAGAGAGTTGATATTAATTAGACAGAGATCTGAATCTTTAAAGGCGAACTCCGCCAATTTTACACACCAGAGCctgtttacaggtcttgggAAGCATTACTGCGCATGAgaaaaaagttgaataaaaccTTTTTGCGGCTATAGACGTAGCTGTGCCAGGTCTGGTGACGTGATATGAAGTGTTACAGGAGTAAATTAGAGGAAGAACAAAGTGGAAATCACGTCAAAGAGAGAATATAGTAATGGATACAGTGGATATGTGGGCTGGATACTAATGTATATCTGTACACTAACCATAATATTCCCACTTGGCTACTGGAGCAACTGCTATTCCACACTTGAGGAGTCCAGTTCCAGCACCCAAGGCCATTGAGCTGATGTAACCACCATATGACTGGAGATCAGAATTTATCAGATTTAGCGaaagcatgaaataaaaagactGTTGTTATCATTATAAGAAATACAGAGAGCAACAAGAGGGAGGACAGCTTACCCAGCCCCATATTCCTATTCTGTCTTTGTCGATAAAACCCATATCGATGAACTTCCTATGACacagaaatgggaaaaaaaaacactggaaaatgaTTTGGGGATCCACTAAACCTGACACTACTATCATGACTACTACTATCATTAACACTGCTTGTCGTGCGTTAGGGTGCTGCGAGGTGACTGAATGATCAacacattttacctcacagctgTTATCTGGTCTTCCACCTCAAACGTCCCAAGGCGCCTGTAGATTGCGTGCAGTATTTGGTCACCTTGGTAACCGCTTCCTCTTCCATCAAAGCTGGCGATGATGATCCCATGTGAACTGGAGAGGTACGTGCCCCAGTTCAGCTTGAAACGATAGTCCACCCGCTGACTACAGGGCCCGCCATACCTGCGCAGGTCAGCAGAATCCCACGCcattaaaacatgaacaatTGTTTACCTAATTACGGCGAGACGGGGCACCGTGGGGTGTTGCTTACTTACACGTCGATGAGAAGAGGATATTTTTTAGACTTCTTGAAATTTGGTGGTAACATCATTTGGTACCAAAGATCTGTTGgcaaaaaacatgcaaaaaaaaggaaagaaagtaaaaaaaaaaaagacaaatttaaaTATAGTTATTATTGTATTACATCTATGCATGCAATATCagataaatattattatttctgttttaagaTGTCCTACAGTAAGATGATTCCATACATCAAGACTAATCCACCCATTACATTCAATGTTGGAGGTCGCTTTTTAAGAGAACCTCAGCTCATTTGAAGCCCTCCACATGATACAATGTATGTGCTGTAAATTTCAGGTCCCCCTccactcaaaaatgtgtttggctCATTGCTGCTTCACGTGGATGTTTGAGCTTCTCTGCTCAGAATGACACGTGTGGCGAGTTTGACATGAGGACgttattttcacattcatctgctgaaggGGTGAAGCGTGTCTGCGTTTATCTCGACTCTGCAAGCAGGATTTTGCGACATTACCACCACTTTCGAAGTCAAAATTTGATCCAATATGCAACTTACAAGAGTGTAATGTGACACAGatttatacagtacagtatttttttatgtcttcaAACATTTCTCACCAAGTCCAGCAACCTTTAAGGTGCCATACTGCATTGTTGGCATTTGGAATTCTGACAgaatattttctatttccttGTTGTCCTGAAGTACGGATAGCTCTGAAAAAAAGATaatagaatgaatgaaaaattattatCAAACTGGAAACTACTGATACGCACAAAAAGCTAATATAAAAGTGAACATCAGAAATATTTCTACCTTTACATCAATAAATCGTAAACACCATTTAAGAACTGGAACTGTTCTGGCCCGGTGATAACACCATGTGATCATCACCAGCAGGGATCTGGTGAGCCAAGGCTTTTTTCACAGTCTGcttacactgtgtgtgtctgcatgttcaAGTCAGTCCATATAGTAATGTACATGTGCTTACAAAGGGTGACAAACGCTTAAAAAATGACAGGGatgtaaatgcaaatgtctGCAATGCAAAACGTCAAATAGTCAGCTGATAGGACATTTCTTCAGTGTCCTCCATCTATCAGCCACACGACACCACTACAAAGAAACACCTCGAATGATTTGTAAATCTGCATTTTCACAGATTTATTAATTACACTTTatgagagagagcaaaaaaCTTTGAGATAAAGCCAAAGAGATTCAGGAGGTTTTGTTAAAGAGCAGAAACTACTGGGTGATTAGAACGGGACCCCAAAAACACCTGACTAGTGAGAATCAGTAAGGGAAGCAGAGAGCGGATAAAATATCACCATAACATATTATGGCCTTTACTTTTGTATAACTGACACTGAGGTTTGCATCAGTCATGAAAAACAGAGCGTGTGTGTAATTATTAACAATCTCTGGTGCTCAATCAATCATGTGTTACAAATGACAGTAAGCACAGAACTGAgttatttaatgaaaataatgacataCGTGTGTAAATAACGATAAAATGACACCTGCGCATATTTGTATGGCACACGAAATGAGACGATAGTATGAATTAACTGTAAAATGATGCAATTGtaataaaacattcatcatAGGGCTTGGGGTCGCTGCATGAAGTATACGGACCTGCACCTGAGCCCCTGTTGTCCATGAGTGTGTAGAGGGGCAACCCAGGTCCTGGTAggaacaaaaatagaaaatacacaaatagtTGATTAAACATCAAGTCGTCTGTTCCACTTAAGAGTCATAACTCAGATTATTGCTCACAGATGCTTCCCGTCACAGATAATCCCAACACATCCACCGTGGGTGACTTATTGCTTAAAAGAGTAAATGCGGATGGGTAACTGACCGTAGCAGTCCATTCGGTAGTAAGAGGCGTCAAAGCTGAAGTAAGCTGAGTTGTACTGACATCTGTCCTCGTGCAGGCCGCAGGTGAGGCACTCAGGGGCAGAGTGGCTGCTTCCAATCATGACTCTAAACAAACAGGTAGCAGCTCACGTCAGATGTGTCATTCAATTCATGCTACTGTTGTAATATGTTGGAATGATACGTTTATTGTTTATAGCATCCCAGTTAGCTTCGGCTAATGTATTTTACATGATGGATTTTAACtggcacaaaagaaaaactaaaatgtgaaataaaattttaaaaaatctgcaggaaaaaaaagaagataaaataaatgtgtttaaccATCAGACCAATGAGAAGAGCTCCTTACTTGTACAGATTTCTCTTCACCGGTATTCCTTGGTACTCATTACTCACATAATATCTGCAGAAAGGATTTAACACAACTCAGACATACATTCTTTAAGACTTATGTTATTTTCCCCAGAAATGTATGGTACCATCACTCACATGGCGCCTTTTGTTAGTTTGGATATGTAGATGACTTCCCACTTCCCAGAGGTAATAGGTGTTGCTTTGCCCTTAACAAAATGCCCTTAGTGAATATACAACACAACATCTGACACCAAAGACGTGATGAAAGCTTCTGTGCGGTTTATTTTGCAtgaatatgattttaaaaaatacttacATCTTTCACATAATGAATATGTTTGTAGCCCTGAGTGTCACTCATCACTTTGTAGAAACTAAGTTTATCTTCAGCGAAGAAAAGAGGTAAGGGCACGTACTGAAAAAAGGTGATATTTTAGAGTCATACACCAAATCAAACAATTGAACAATCAATGGTGGCAACTTATGGAAACTTACATGGCCGACCCAGCCTGTCTTGCTTGTTTGCTCAAATTTCTACAGAAAGTAGAGACGTTTATTGGAGTTAATCAGTAATTACTCACATGGCCGTGAAGTCAATCCATTGGCCATGATACTTGAGATTATCTCATTTGAAACCATTCATGATTTCCTGACTGGACAGGTAACCAGAGGAGTGACAGCtacctgtttttctttccagttGCTTCCATCAAAGTCATAGATCTGCACAAGCACGTAATTCTGTTTTCTTGTGAGCCACTGCACAGCGACGCGTTCGTCTGTAACCCAGGTCACTGAGCACAAAATGTGATCACTgagcagaggcagcagaaagTGACAGGATTTTCACATGAGACAGAACATGTGgatattgtatttgttttcagtgcagATTTAAGCGATGCGACAAAACTAAAGAATATACAGACCCAGAAGCGACAGAAGCGGGAGGAAACACCTGCGTGCGGTGGGACGGGTTTCTGGTatcaaccacaaacagcttCACCTTGGTAAGGGCAGATCCAGCCTGCACCAAACACAGGAAAGTGTAACATTCTCGATTTGTGATTTCATATCATGAGAGCGTGGGGAAGATGAATTACGGACAATCTCCATGTTTGAGGAGAGCACCTTTGGGTACGGAACGGCCACCGTTTCCGGATACTGCTCCGATCCATACCAAGAGAACTCCACTTTGTGAACGTCTGTGTCGTTAAACTCTGCATAAGCCAAGAGTTTTCCAGTTGACGACCACCACATGGCTCCGTTCGATCCGAACACTTCCTCTGAAATtgttggagagaaaaaaaacgtcTGTAACCAACGTAGAGACACAGATGCACACCTCTAGGAGAGTGAACGCTACTTACCCTCATACACCCAGTCAGGGACACCATTAAGGATCTCATTCTTTTTCCCATTGTGGGTCACTTGTACTGCTTCAGCAGTGACATCGGATTTGATGAAAATATTGAACTCTGAGACGTAGGCCTGTGGAATGAATTGTAATAACAGTTTTTCATGTGAattacaaatataataaaaggtAAATAGTTACATTTATCTAGAGCTTTACAAGGCTCATttactctctcacacacacacacactcacacaccaataGCAGCAAACTACCTGCTTTAAGATAAAATCCCCCTGATGCACAAATCCATGATTCTGATTCGTGACTCTACTCTACATACTCTATAACAGTCTCCCAGGACCCGATATATTATTTATGCAACGAGCCTCATGTGGCCTCACATGCTGATGTGAAGCTGAATGGCATTAATATTGTTCACTTCAACTGAAGGTGAGGACGAAGGTACATTACTAACATGTATGTAAACTTACACATTTGTTTCCTGTCGGGGCCCAAGAAAAATACTGCACAACGGTTGGAAGAGTCACAGGCGTAACAAATGTTCTagagagaaatatgaaaatgattcaTGGAGACGCCAAACAAATCACTGCCAGTTAGACTGACGTATCTGTAAATATGATGATAAATGAAGTAATGTGTCGTTTCTGAATCacataattataattatatgatttaaaatatGATTATCACTGTAAAAACTGAGCTTGAAATGCTGCAGTTTATGAATGATGCTATCACAATAAAACACGGCAACTTACGAACTCTCCCTGCCATAGATGGAGTAGGAGGCTGTGTATGAATGTCTCCACTGCTGTTGGATTGAAAGCACAAAACTTTCAGATTTTTGTCATCAGTTTGTTATTTCTATGATCAGACTTGAGGTGACATTTACAGCGAACCACTCGAAATGTTTAACTATTGTAAAAACAGACGCTCAAAGCTGAAcattcacttcacttcagaGTTTCTCACCTTTGTGTAATTGCTTTCAAAAGCGACGTACTTATAATCACCTGACAGCATGTAATATGAGGCATCCACTTGAGCCTGCAATGAAAATGTTACTGTAAATGGAATTATTATTGAGCACTGACAAAATTGTGTTTGGTATTATAAAATGttcctatttaaaaaaaaaaaaatatgtatgatAATTACAAAGGTTGAATTGCTCAAATAGAGCGACTCCTCTTTTGTTTCAGCGTTGTGCAGGATGACATTCCCTTCTCTGGTTTTGTGCAGATACTCATTATCTGCAGATATAGAAGACCATAAATACACGTGTGAGACATTTGTACAAAACTCAAAGATTCACATATTATCTTGCCCAGAAGACCAACCAGCATAAAGCAGGTGATCTGACAGCCTGGTGTACCTGATATCCAATACAAGTTGTAGGCTTTCCACCTGATGGTGTCATTGAAGTAATCTTCCAGGGTGAATGGCCTTTTGGAGCCGTCAGACTCTGAAATGATGCACATGATGCATTAGACCAGCCGAGCTTGTTGCCTGTAACAATATCATAAATCTAAAATGTTGGCGTTAACTCAGAGGCAAAGAATTAAAAGATCCTTGTGTGCGTCACGCGGTGGCGCTATTTGAATGGTCCACATGAGGGGTAATTTATAAATCCCGTCATCCTCACCTGGTCACTCTCAGATTTATTAATGAAAGTCAAACAGTTGGACTGAAGGGATGCAACACACTCGGGcttgaaatcaatcaatcaagcgCACTTTCACACCGGACTCCAGCAGGCAGCGCAGACACCCAGAGGCAGACATGCAGAGACGGGCCTGAGCTTTAACTTACTGCTGAAATAAACCGCTGGGATTGTTATTAACGTGATGACGACAGCCACCCCCAGCACCCCCCACAGCACCTTGCTGCAGCCCTGCGAAAGGTGACACAAAAGTTGCAAAAACATCCTCTGAAAACTCGCAACACAAGCTGAACGCTGCAGGTTCTCCTTTTGTTGTCTGTGCGTTTTATCCAAAAACGGCGAGCTTCTCTCTGTCCGCAGTGAGTAACCCTGCTTTTCTACAAACGCAATTTTCTTTGTACTGTAGAGTTTCACCATTGAAGCCGAGGGGAAATTAATTACTGACCATGATGCAGAAGAAGTCTCCGTGCAGCTCTCAGCCTTTAATAATCCTTGAAGGTCGGTGATGTGGAATTTAAAGTGACTTCTTGCTTAACATACTCTCATTatagtaagaaaaaaaaccaccCACCTCGTTAACAAGGGCTTTAAACTCAATATGGCAACATAAGAAAACTGAGCTCCGTCCTACTTTAGTTGAAGCGGGCTTCTCACACTTCCCGCTGCATTCCTGTAGGAGTCCGACTCCAGACAGAGATGCCTCCCTGGAGTCAGCAGCCTGCATAACTTTTCGAGAGCGCACAATTTGCGCGTTTTAAGGAAGTGGCTTGCAAGTCATGCACCTAACAAATCTGAGGAAGCAGAAAAAGTTGCCTTCATATCCACCTTCATATTTTCCAAGTTGTGCAGATagacataataataatattgctttttgtgtctctctgaggAAAGGTGTATTATTCAGAATGGAAACGCAGTacgataaataaataaatgaaactcactcccaaaaacacaaagatagcCAAGTAACTTTTAATTCTTTCGGAGAACCAGACAACCTGCATGCTCAGATAATCAGGTGACACAGGTATCTACTTGCATGCGGAAACAATTCTGACACGATGGCTCTAAATTTAGCAGCTCAGACTCATCAGCAGTGACTCACCAACAGTTGGATTTAATGGAAAATCACCAgcacctgtttgtctgtgtgtgtgttgacaggtgGGCTCTGAGGGGCTATCACAGGCTCAGTGGCTCCCATCTCATGAGACCACAGCGCTTTGAGAGGAAAAtcttttcatttgtattcatttcttTCCTGCTCATTTTGCACCAGTGATGGACACCTTCATgtgtacacacgcacacacacaaagtttgtgTAGATTCAACCCATAGCATCTGCTACACCAACAGCCACAGGGCAAATTCATATATTTGACAATCTATGAAATAAACCTTTTTACCAGTTACCTATTCAGACCACACGTATAATTACACCACATTTGTGACTCCAGTTATCATGACAGTGTTAGCACTCAAAGGAAAGAATTGCATTTTGCCAGACGTGTGCAGTAATTCATGCTGTGCAAGCCAAAGAGTGAGATAAGAATATGTAGAAAATGATGCGATTAAGTCTGCATTAACTGTGAGAGTTTAGGCTTCTTCATCATCGGAGCTCTCTGCCACGCGGCTCGCGTGCTCAGCGTAGTCAAACGCGGAAAACTTGACGGCGAGCTCAATCCACTTGGTGCATTTGCTTATCTTCTTTCCATTGAACGACACCACAAAGTTTTTCACATGGAGGCAGGGGCACTCAATCCCACGGTAGACCATCATGGAACCCCATCTCTGCGAGGGAAATCAGAAGTTAAAGCACAGAGAGGGACGATATGGTAGCACATGTTGTTTaatggaaacaaatgaatgcTGACATATATGCCAGTTGTGCCCTCAGCTGAAATATAATttatagatataaaaaaaaactacatgtgTGAGTCGTGgctttaaataaagaaaacatggaaTCATCTGGTTGCCATCGGTTCTCGTGATTCTCTGTCACATCTTCTTTCCCATTTGGAACAACTTATTTTAGTCATGACTCATTTCCCACTTTTCTCTTCACACTAACGCAGAAACGAGTCCCTCTAAATGTTGCTATGCAGGTGAATGGACAGACCTGAAAGTGGAACCGATCCACTCATTTAACTCTTGGCtttcccaaaaatgttgaactgttcctttaggATTTCTAAAAAGACCTGAAAACTAAAAATCCTGAAATACATTTACCTGCCCGCACTCTCTGCATGTTATGAAGCCG
This region of Pempheris klunzingeri isolate RE-2024b chromosome 10, fPemKlu1.hap1, whole genome shotgun sequence genomic DNA includes:
- the gcgb gene encoding glucagon b, with amino-acid sequence MTSAHSLAGLLLLIIIQSSWQVPDQDTDRTSMLLTENSMLTEPVELSNMKRHSEGTFSNDYSKYLETRRAQDFVQWLKNSKRNGNLFRRHADGTYTSDVSSYLQDQAAKEFVTWLKTGRGRRE
- the fap gene encoding dipeptidyl peptidase 4; the protein is MQAADSREASLSGVGLLQECSGKCEKPASTKGCSKVLWGVLGVAVVITLITIPAVYFSKSDGSKRPFTLEDYFNDTIRWKAYNLYWISDNEYLHKTREGNVILHNAETKEESLYLSNSTFAQVDASYYMLSGDYKYVAFESNYTKQWRHSYTASYSIYGRESSTFVTPVTLPTVVQYFSWAPTGNKCAYVSEFNIFIKSDVTAEAVQVTHNGKKNEILNGVPDWVYEEEVFGSNGAMWWSSTGKLLAYAEFNDTDVHKVEFSWYGSEQYPETVAVPYPKAGSALTKVKLFVVDTRNPSHRTQVFPPASVASGDHILCSVTWVTDERVAVQWLTRKQNYVLVQIYDFDGSNWKEKQKFEQTSKTGWVGHYVPLPLFFAEDKLSFYKVMSDTQGYKHIHYVKDGKATPITSGKWEVIYISKLTKGAIYYVSNEYQGIPVKRNLYKVMIGSSHSAPECLTCGLHEDRCQYNSAYFSFDASYYRMDCYGPGLPLYTLMDNRGSGAELSVLQDNKEIENILSEFQMPTMQYGTLKVAGLDLWYQMMLPPNFKKSKKYPLLIDVYGGPCSQRVDYRFKLNWGTYLSSSHGIIIASFDGRGSGYQGDQILHAIYRRLGTFEVEDQITAVRKFIDMGFIDKDRIGIWGWSYGGYISSMALGAGTGLLKCGIAVAPVAKWEYYDAVYTERYMGKPTDNSDSYKNSTVTARAKNFKTVDYLLVHGTADDNVHFQQAAQISKALVDEQVDFEAMWYTDRDHALRGSALQHTYTLMSHFLQKCLVNPK